In the genome of Maribacter forsetii DSM 18668, the window TTGGTATTTTCCTTTTAAACATGTTTTTAAATAGTGGGCCACATCGTCATTATCTTCAATGATTAATGCCAAGGGTAATGTGGAGGTCTCATCTAAAAAAGACGGAATCGTTTTGGCAATTAAAGTAGTTTTGTTAAGTGACGGTTCAACAGTTATTTTAGCGTCAGCTGTTTTAATCGCTTTATTCGTTACAGGTAATTTTACGATAAAGGTACTCCCCTTACCAAAGGTGCTCTCTACCGCTATGGTTCCTTTCATTAATTCCACAAATTCATTAGCTAAAGAAAGACCTATACCCGTACCTTGTTGCTTGTGCGAAGATTCATTTTCAACCTGATAGAAACGATCAAATAAATGCGCGATGTCATCTTCTGCCAACCCTAAACCGTTGTCCTGTACTTTTAATTGAAAAAACTCAATCTCTTTACTTTTGATTTTGTTAAGGTGAACAATAATTTTACCATGTGCTGGGGTAAATTTTATTGCATTTGAAAGTAAATTAGAAATAATGGAGGCCACTTTGTTTACATCAATATCCATCTCCAAAGAATCAATTTCTGAGTAAATGGTGAGGTTGATATTTTTAGACTGCGCCAAGGAATGAAAACTTTCACTCAAATATTTCACAAACGGAATGGCATCGGTCTGTACCAGATTCAACTCCATAGAACCACTTTCTACTTTTGCCAAATCAAGCATTTCATTGACCAATTGTAACAAGTTTTTACCATTTCTGCGAATCATTTCCAAAGAATTTTCAGCCCCTTCAAAACTCTCTTCTTTAACTTTGGATTTTAAAGTGTCAGCCATACCGAGAATAACTGTCAGCGGTGTTCGAAATTCATGGGTAATATTTGAATATAGCTTTGTTTTTGCCTCGTTCAATAATTCGAGTTGTTCTGTTTGATGGCTTAAAAGTTCATTTTTTTGTCGTATTTCTAGAGTGCGTTTATTAATGATGTTTTCTAATCTTATATTTTTTTTCTGTAATTCATTAGATCTCCATTTAGAGTATAGCCCAACAATGCCAATTGTTCCTAAAACATAAACTACATAAGCCCACCATGTTCTATACCAGGGGGGTAAAACAGCAAAAGAATAATTATCTTCAGTACTTATATGATTAAAGACATTCTTCGAACGAACCTTAAAGCTATAGTCTCCTTCAGAAATATTAGTATAATCTTTTTTGGTTTCCGACGTCCATTCTGACCAATCTTCATCAAAACCTTCTAGTATATATTGGAATTGGTTTTTAGACTCGTCATCAAAACTAGTACTGGAATACTCAAATCTAAGTGCGTTTTCTTTAAATTTAAGGGAAGGAGGTTTTACTTCTGTTCTAGCTCCTCCATATAATAAAGAATCTTTTAAAAATGTTACTTTTCTAATAAGGGTTTTGAAGTTTTTAGAACTTTCTGTACCAACATCCAAATCATGTCTGATAATACCTCCGCTTCCTCCATACCAGACGACATTATTATCTTCGGGAAAATGAGCGACCCCAACATCTTGAGTAATTCTTTCATCAAAATTTTTTTGTATCGTATAATTACCATCCTTTGTTTTTATCGCCTTTATTCTTGATCTTCTTTTATCATCTTTCTTTATTTGAGCGAACATCCATAAATTTCCCTTTTTGTCTTCTCTTTTTAACGAGATTTCTCCTGGTAGTTTTAAAAGTTCGTTAATACTGGAATCTCGGATAATGCTATCGTTTTGTTTATCATAACTATACACATCATGGTCTATATTGAAAAGTACCTTATCCTTTATGAATCTAAGAAACAAGATACCTTCGGGTAGTTCCTCGTTAGCTTTAAAATGTTTTACAACAGGTTGCTGCTTGCCTAAATTAGTAGTCATCTTCCAGACACCGTCATTTTGAGATTCTAACCATAGATTTCCATCGCTATCTTCAACAATTTCTCTTATATCATCTACAATTCCATTAATTTTTCCATCGTTTTGCCATTTCCCATTCTTGTAAATAATTGACGCTAAACCGTCAATTAAGCCTACATAAATACGTTTTGGATTTTTCTTTGACCGAAATAGCGCACCGCTTTGTAAATCAATTTGTTGAACAAGTTTATGGTTTACAAAAACGAATAACCCAGCTCTGGTACCAGCGAACAAGGTGTCCTTTGATATGAGGAATTCAATAGCCTGCTTTGAGGAAATTTTGGTGGAGGAAACCGATGGTCCTACGTTTTTAAACAATTTATGACCTTCAATACTGTCTTCCTCTAGTCTTAAAACTCCATTGTAGTTAGCGGCATATATTTTACCGTTGTATAAAATAATGTCATTTACATATCCTTCGATACCTTTTCTGTCATCAAAAATTGAATACGGAGATTGAAGTTCAATACGGGAAACACCGTTATTAGTCGCAGCCCAAACACCTTTTTGTTGGTCTTCAAATAAACGAAAAATGGCATTGTCTTGTAACCCAAGATCCTTATTCACCTCCTGTACTATATTTCCGTCTTGATCAATGGTTATGATTCCATTTTTTATAGTCCCAATAACATAATTTCCATTCCTGAGTTTAAGTATTCTACGGGCTAACCATTTTTCTAAAAATATTGAGGTATTAAGATTTAAGGGTTCTATTTTTCCATTATTTGTCACAAAAAGTCCTTGCCCGTAAGTTAAGAGCAACAGCTCGTTATTTTTGTACAAGGCAACATCCGTAATTGCCTTAATCCCTGCGGTTGAAGCATTGATTATCTCTTGAGAATCATTTGCACTTATTTTTATAAGCTTTACTTTGTTTTTTACAACAAAAACATTCTCGCCTATTTTTTTACATAGATTAAAACCTGAAGGAGCGTCGTGAATTGAAAAAGCATTGTTTTTCCATTCAAATATTTTTTGTTCAGATCTGAAGTAGACAATGTTATTATGCGCGCTAATATCTTCTATTTGCTGAAAATTCTTATCCTCTAAATCTTTCTTTAAAGAAGTGAATTTTAACAAGCCTGAATTGTCAGGTTCTAAATACCCTAATTCATTGTACCCTCCCACATATATTCTATTGTTCTCATCTATAGCCATCGCTCTTGCGACTCCAAAATTGGGTAATTGAATAGTTCTCCAAGAGGTACCGTCATATTCTAGAATACCTTCGTTATTGCCGATATAGATTATTCCCTCTTTACTTTGAAGAATGTCCCAGTTCTGCGATGCACCTTTATAGTGAATTGAAGAATAGTTTTGAATATATGGCAATCCAATTTCAGAAACCTGTTGAGAATAAACACAGTGAAAAGTAACGTTTAAAACAAGCGACAGTAGAAATAATAGCTTAAAGCGATTTTTTGAGTAAATGGAATATAAGATTTGAGTTTCCTCCATTTTTCACTTGGTTTTAGAAAAATTGGTCCATTTGCACTCCAAATGAAATTAGAATTAGCAAAAAACAGTTCTAAATTTGAATTTTCGCTTTCATAACGAATTTAGTAAAGTACCTCCCCAAAACTTAATGTAACTGTACCATAAGTGATAATCCAAGTTTTGTTAGCTAATTATTATGTGTAGACTGTAAATCAATAGCGTATGATAATATAATTTATAGCATTCTTTAAACAATAGTTTTAATAAGAACAAACAATAGTAATAATTAAAACCGATTATCCCCACCAACAATGTCACCAAGTGTACCTAGAATACTACCTTCTCCTTTATCTTTTCCTCCTCTTGGTATAGATGCTAGTACCCTTCCTGCTAATCTGCTAAATGGTAGTGATTGTATATAAACAGTTCCCGGTCCGCGTAGGGTTGCAAAGAATAAACCTTCTCCGCCAAAAACTGTATTTCTAATACCGCCAACGAATTCAATATCGTAATCTACTTCTTTCGTAAAACCAACGATACAACCGGTATCTACTTTTAAAACTTCACCCGGAGCCAATGTCTTTTTTGCCAATGTTCCACCTGCATGAACGAAAGCCATTCCGTCGCCTTCTAATTTTTGCATGATAAAACCTTCACCACCAAAAAGTCCGCGACCTAATTTCTTTGAAAACTCTATACCTACAGATACTCCTTGTGCTGCACATAAAAAGGCATCTTTTTGGCATATAAAGCGACCGCCCATTTCTGATAGATCAATTGGTAGAATTTTACCGGGATATGGAGAAGCAAAACTCACCTGTTTTTTTCCCTGACCTATATTTAAAAATGCCGTCATGAAAAGACTCTCACCTGTCAACATTCTTTTTCCTGCTGAAAAAATCTTTCCTAAAACGCTATTGTCTTGATTGCTACCATCACCAAAAATGGTACTCATTTTAATATCGGTATCCATCATCATAAAACTACCAGCTTCGGCAACAACTGCTTCTTGCGGGTCTAGCTCTATTTCAACATATTGCATTTCTTCCCCAAAAATCTCGTAATCTATTTCGTGTGCGTTCATGTGTATTTTGTTTTTGATTGATGCTTATTAGTTGATGTAAGATAGGTTTTGTTACAATTCTAAATTAAAAAATTGTCCAGTCAATCTATCTGATTATATCATTATGAACAATTGTTCCATTTAACCCTAAAGCATAAATACCTATATCAATACTCCCCCAAAGTCCATAAAATGGTATATCAGCCTCAAACACGGTTGTTAGTTCGTTCAGTTCAATGTTATATTTGTAAATTTTATTTCCTGTTAAATACCTGCTTGTTGCAATATAAAACTCCTTAGATTCATAAATTTTGAATCCACCTACAGGTAGCAGTCCACTAATTAAGGTTTCCCAAGATGCCCCGTCATATTTGAGCACATTCCCCCCTGTACCCGTGGCATAAATTTCATTCTCGGAAATACCTTCAATATGATCTAAATAGTTTCCTTGTAATTTGTCTTCTTCTAACATTGCAGACCAACTAGTACCATCAAACTTCATTATATAATCCTTATCTAAATTATAACCCACAATAAATAGTTTACTTTGTATACCCCATACATCGGTTACTATAAAATCGTTAGAATCATAAATTTTGACCAGCTCATCAGATTCGATTTTATATAGTCCATCCCAAGTGGTAATGTAGACAATACCATTAATAACTTTTATTTTTGTAAAATTAATGTTCCCACGTATTTCTTCCCATACTAGACCGTTGAATTTTAGTAAAATACCACTATCCAAACCATCTGCAATACGCCCCACAGCATAGATTTCATTGCAGGACACTCCAGCAATTCCAAGTAAAACTAATCTTGCATCAAAATCAGCTTTCTCAACTACCCATTCCCCATTAGTCTTTTTTAGAATAGTTCCTAAATGTTCGTTTATATTAACACCTAAAGCTCCACCTACAGCATATAAGCATTCCCCATTTCCCCAAATATGACCTAATGGGACATCTTCTATTATAGTCGTTGAAACCCATTGACCAGTTAATTCTGTTGCAGAATATTCATCAGAAGTATCGTTCTTTTCACAACCTAAAAATAAAAAAATCGAGCAGACAGTAAGTAATATTTTTCTCATGTTG includes:
- a CDS encoding TIGR00266 family protein, with protein sequence MNAHEIDYEIFGEEMQYVEIELDPQEAVVAEAGSFMMMDTDIKMSTIFGDGSNQDNSVLGKIFSAGKRMLTGESLFMTAFLNIGQGKKQVSFASPYPGKILPIDLSEMGGRFICQKDAFLCAAQGVSVGIEFSKKLGRGLFGGEGFIMQKLEGDGMAFVHAGGTLAKKTLAPGEVLKVDTGCIVGFTKEVDYDIEFVGGIRNTVFGGEGLFFATLRGPGTVYIQSLPFSRLAGRVLASIPRGGKDKGEGSILGTLGDIVGGDNRF
- a CDS encoding hybrid sensor histidine kinase/response regulator transcription factor, producing the protein MEETQILYSIYSKNRFKLLFLLSLVLNVTFHCVYSQQVSEIGLPYIQNYSSIHYKGASQNWDILQSKEGIIYIGNNEGILEYDGTSWRTIQLPNFGVARAMAIDENNRIYVGGYNELGYLEPDNSGLLKFTSLKKDLEDKNFQQIEDISAHNNIVYFRSEQKIFEWKNNAFSIHDAPSGFNLCKKIGENVFVVKNKVKLIKISANDSQEIINASTAGIKAITDVALYKNNELLLLTYGQGLFVTNNGKIEPLNLNTSIFLEKWLARRILKLRNGNYVIGTIKNGIITIDQDGNIVQEVNKDLGLQDNAIFRLFEDQQKGVWAATNNGVSRIELQSPYSIFDDRKGIEGYVNDIILYNGKIYAANYNGVLRLEEDSIEGHKLFKNVGPSVSSTKISSKQAIEFLISKDTLFAGTRAGLFVFVNHKLVQQIDLQSGALFRSKKNPKRIYVGLIDGLASIIYKNGKWQNDGKINGIVDDIREIVEDSDGNLWLESQNDGVWKMTTNLGKQQPVVKHFKANEELPEGILFLRFIKDKVLFNIDHDVYSYDKQNDSIIRDSSINELLKLPGEISLKREDKKGNLWMFAQIKKDDKRRSRIKAIKTKDGNYTIQKNFDERITQDVGVAHFPEDNNVVWYGGSGGIIRHDLDVGTESSKNFKTLIRKVTFLKDSLLYGGARTEVKPPSLKFKENALRFEYSSTSFDDESKNQFQYILEGFDEDWSEWTSETKKDYTNISEGDYSFKVRSKNVFNHISTEDNYSFAVLPPWYRTWWAYVVYVLGTIGIVGLYSKWRSNELQKKNIRLENIINKRTLEIRQKNELLSHQTEQLELLNEAKTKLYSNITHEFRTPLTVILGMADTLKSKVKEESFEGAENSLEMIRRNGKNLLQLVNEMLDLAKVESGSMELNLVQTDAIPFVKYLSESFHSLAQSKNINLTIYSEIDSLEMDIDVNKVASIISNLLSNAIKFTPAHGKIIVHLNKIKSKEIEFFQLKVQDNGLGLAEDDIAHLFDRFYQVENESSHKQQGTGIGLSLANEFVELMKGTIAVESTFGKGSTFIVKLPVTNKAIKTADAKITVEPSLNKTTLIAKTIPSFLDETSTLPLALIIEDNDDVAHYLKTCLKGKYQTLHANNGNVGIEMAYEKIPDIIISDVMMPGKDGYEVCATLKTDERTDHIPIILLTAKVTTADRLNGLTHGADAYLGKPFIKEELFTRLDQLILVRKKLIGKLEKHGFAALVKNKIENPQTKFLQHVIKVIHDNLDDADFGTSQLAKEIHLSESQIYRKLKAITDKSTAVFIRFIRLQKAKELIETTNKTISEIAYEVGFNDPSWFSRAFKDEFGISPSSIHK